From Hippea alviniae EP5-r, the proteins below share one genomic window:
- the pstS gene encoding phosphate ABC transporter substrate-binding protein PstS: MKSLFKLILVVAVIFGFNFSSNASNLINGAGATFPYPVYTAWAYEYYGATGIRVNYQGIGSGGGIRQITKRVVDFGGSDKMLSPKELSKRGLYQFPAIVGSIVIVQNIKGVKDGKLKLSNKAVCDIFMGKIKYWDNPEIKKDNPSLNLPHKVITVIHRSEGSGTTWNFTYWLSHICPDWNKKVGYGKVVDWPTGKGAKGNQGVTNYIKQIPYSIGYVEYAYKLQNNLKTVQLQTKEGNFIKPTDESFKSAAARASWSSKSSFYIPSNLLLADGKNSWPLTVATMILLAKDKPESNKATIKFFDWAFKHGDKTAQQLGYVPLPESVKNMIRDYWKNRVLK; the protein is encoded by the coding sequence ATGAAAAGCTTGTTCAAGCTCATCTTGGTTGTCGCAGTTATTTTTGGTTTTAACTTCTCATCTAACGCATCAAACCTAATAAACGGAGCTGGCGCAACTTTTCCCTATCCCGTTTACACGGCATGGGCTTACGAGTATTACGGTGCAACCGGAATACGGGTAAATTATCAGGGTATAGGCTCTGGCGGCGGCATAAGGCAGATAACAAAAAGAGTCGTAGATTTTGGTGGTTCAGACAAAATGCTATCTCCAAAAGAATTATCAAAAAGAGGGTTATATCAATTTCCGGCTATTGTTGGCTCTATAGTTATAGTTCAGAACATAAAAGGTGTAAAGGATGGTAAATTAAAACTTTCTAACAAAGCAGTATGCGACATATTTATGGGAAAAATTAAATATTGGGACAATCCAGAAATAAAAAAGGATAATCCATCACTAAATCTGCCGCACAAAGTTATAACCGTTATTCATAGGTCTGAAGGCTCAGGAACAACCTGGAATTTTACATATTGGCTATCCCACATTTGTCCAGATTGGAATAAAAAGGTTGGATACGGCAAGGTTGTTGATTGGCCGACAGGCAAGGGTGCTAAAGGCAATCAGGGTGTGACCAACTATATAAAACAGATACCTTACTCCATAGGTTATGTTGAGTATGCTTACAAACTTCAAAACAACCTAAAAACCGTTCAGCTTCAAACAAAAGAAGGCAACTTTATAAAACCAACCGATGAATCGTTCAAGTCCGCAGCAGCAAGAGCTTCTTGGTCTTCCAAATCGTCATTTTACATACCTTCAAATCTTCTGCTTGCAGATGGTAAAAACAGCTGGCCTTTAACCGTTGCCACTATGATACTGCTTGCCAAAGATAAACCGGAAAGCAACAAAGCAACAATCAAATTCTTCGACTGGGCATTCAAACACGGCGACAAAACAGCACAACAGCTTGGCTATGTGCCTTTGCCAGAAAGCGTTAAAAATATGATAAGAGATTATTGGAAAAACAGGGTTCTAAAGTGA